DNA sequence from the Brachybacterium sp. P6-10-X1 genome:
GTTTGCCCTCCGGGGTGGGCAATAGCGGGTACACGTGGAGGTGTCCAGGCTGCTCGTGGTACTCGACCTGCTTTCCTGCGGCGTCGGCGCGTTGGACGAAGAGTCGTGTGTCTGGGTTCAGGAGGTCTCTGGTCCCGCTGAAGACCACGAGACGGCCGACGCCCCGGGTATCACCCAGGATGGGATTGAGAATCGGATCGTCGCCGTTCTCGCCGATCCACATCTCGGTCAGCAGAAGTTGACCCTTCTTGACGAGCCACGGATCCAAGGGTTGGCGCTCGTCGATCTCCGGGTTCTCCATCCTCATGTCGAGGGCCGGAGCGATCAGAACGGTGAGGTCCACGGGGAGCCCCTGTTCCTTCATCAGCAGACTCGTGGACATGGCGATGGTGCCTCCGGCGGAGTCGCCCATCAGGGTCAATGGTCGTTCCGCTCGCTCTCCGATGCGGGCAACGGAGGGAACAACCGACTCCGCGGTTCCCCCGGCTTGGACCAATGGATACACGGGAAGGATCACGGTCACCGATGCCTCCACCACGATCTGCTGGATGAGCTTCCAATGCTGCGACACGGCCTCATTCATCCATCCGCCGCCGTGCAGGTAGATCACGGTGCCGCGAGTACTCCCGGTCGTTGGGGAGATGGTGAACACTCGCCATCCCTCCTCCGAGCTCTCGGAGACCGTGACTCGACCGCTGAGTCGCTTCGGGGGGTCGGAGCTTTCCGGGTTGCGGACCCTGAAATCCAGGTGCCTCTGCACTCGTTCTCGCGTGCGATGGTTCTTGTTCGAGCCTCGCAACCGCATGATGCTTGGCATGAGGCGTCCAATCAGGCTCAACCGAGGGGACTCGTCAAGCATCCGCGTCCTTCTGGTTTCCATTTTGGTCAAGGCCTTCCATGCGTCGGATCTGATCAAGCAACGACAGCACGGGGCCGAGGCTCTCGGTAGACACTCCGTGTGCCCGCATCATGATCTGTTGGACTCCGGTGTCTCGCATCGCTACGAGTGCCTCCAATGAATCCTGGATCTCCTGGGAGACGGAGTCGTCGACGAAGTAGTCCAGGGGCACTTGGAATATCTCGGCGAGTCCGGTGAGGAGCCGGAACGAGGGGTTGGCGCGCCGGCCAGTTCTGAGTGCTCGGATGTGATTTGGGGTGACTCGGATGTTCTCTCGCTGGAGCTCCTCGGCGACAGAGGCGGAAGAATGGAGTTCGGAGCTCCCGCCGCTGCGTGGCACGGTGCGAAATAGCAGGTCAAGGCGCTCTGCCAGATGCGGGACGCTGTCCGGGCGTGACCCTTCGGAGGGCGACTCGTTCGACATGGGTGGCCTCTACTCCCCGATCCGTGCGGCAACGGCAAGCATCTCTGGATGCGAGCTCCATCGTGTCGACCGTACCGCAGGCGGAGTCACGGTTCAATCCATAGATGCACCGATGGATGTCGGTCGCATCCCTAGGGTTGTGGTCCACGGATGCGGGTGCAAGGGTGGGCTCGCACCTACAGACACGCTTTGTCGGGTGGGGAGGTCAATGGCCACCCAATTGCCGCTTCGACCACCGAGGGGTAGGCCCGCCCGGGAGGAGATCCGATGACGCACCACGACCGGGGTTCAGCACACGCTCAAGACTGCAGCCGCGGACGACGATCCGTCGGCGTCCAGCGGCTTCGCGACGAGAGCCGCAATCCGCTACGGATCCATGCCGGCACACATCTGGTCTTCGATGGCGGAGCTCTCACCGGAGAAAGGGTCAAGTGTGAAGCGCCCTGGGTTCCGTTCCGAGTCTCAGCAAGGAGAATCGGAGTATGCCCAAGAAGTTCAGTCCGGAGCTGCGTGACCGTGCCGTGCGCATGGTCTACGACCGCCAGGCACTCGAAGGTGGCCCACGATCGGAGTCGATCCGTGCTGTCGCGCCCCAACTCGGCGTTGGCATGGAGACGCTGAGGATCTGGTGCAACCGCTACGGGCCAGCCGAGCCCTCGGCCGGCCCCGCGGAGTCTCTCGAGGAGGAGAACCGCAGACTGCGTCGAGAGCTCGCCGAGTCCCGGCGGGCCAACGAGATCCTCAAGGCCGCCTCCGTGTTTTTCGCCAGGGAACTCGACCACCCCACGACGAAATGATCGCCTTCATCGATAGGCATCGCGATCACTTCGGGGTCGAGGCCATCTGCCGCGTCCTGGGCGCGACGGAACGTGGGTTCCTCACCTCTCGCGGATACCGTGCCGCGAAGCAGCGCCCGGCATCGGCCAGAGCGGTCCGTGACGAGGTGCTCGTCGAAGAGATCCGTCGGATTCATGCCGAGAACTACGGCGTCTACGGGTATCGGAAGATGCATCACGCGATGCGCCGTGCCGGATGGGAAGTCGGCCGCGACCAGACCGCTCGGCTGATGAAAGCTGCTGGTCTGTGCGGGATACGCCGTGGTCGAAAGGTGTTCACGACGAGCCCTGCTGGTGGCCTGGACCGTCGTCCTGATCTGGTCGAGCGGAACTTCACGGCTGCCGGACCGAATCAGCTCTGGGTCGCTGACATCACCTACGTCCGGATCCCGTCCGGGTTCTGCTACACCGCGTTCATCACGGACGTTTTCACGCGAAGGATCGTCGGCTGGGCAGTGGCCACCAGCCTCCGCACTGAGGCACTGCCACTGCAGGCTCTCGAGCAGGCCCTCCAGACCTCCCCGGCAGAAGCGTCTCGGACTGGGCTGATCCATCACAGCGATAGGGGCAGCAACTACGTCTCGCTGGCCTACTCCGATGCGCTGATCACCGCCGGAGTCCAGGCCTCGGTCGGATCCGTCGGAGACAGCTACGACAACGCCCTGGCTGAGACCGTCAATGGCCTCTACAAAGCCGAGCTCATCCACCGACGCCGCACCTGGCCCTCAGCGACCGCCGTCGAGATCGCCACTCTGGACTGGGTCACCTGGTGGAACACGAAGCGCCTGCACGAAGCACTCGACTATCGCACCCCGGCCGAAGTCGAAGCGTCCTACACTCACCCCACGACGACCGCGCCCGCGACCGTCTAACCACGGAACGGAACCCAGGGCGCTTCAAGTGATTGTCGTGACTCGCGAACCTGCGGCAGCGTCCATAAGGCCAGGTCACCACGATCGGTGCCAGTGTGACGATGACACGGTGGATTCGCCGTGGAAGGCGGAGATGTGCCGGATCCTGCACACCCCCGGCCACGAAGAGACCCGGGACCTGCTCGATGAGTTCCTGCTCGAGCACGAGACCGAGATCGCGCGGGTCCTCCGGCGCGCCCAGAGCATCGCCCGCCTCGTTTGCCGCGACCGGGAGACCGTGTTCTCCTACTTCGGCCAGGCTCTCATGCAGATGATCCAGAACCGCTGGCGGGCCAAGAACGCCGCCAATGGCACCAGTCAGGTCTTCAACTACTCCCACAACCTCCCCGCCATCCTCGAGAAGGAGACCCGGTACTGGATCCGCGAGGATCGTAGCCGCGGGCTGCTCGATGGCACCGTTGGCGTGCCCGGCGACGGCACCAGGGACCGGCGCGGAAGCCTGGTCGAGAAGTCCCGGCAGCTGTTCGAGATCGAGCACCAGTACGTCCCCTCGGACTTCGAGCTCGTGGGCTTCCATAACGACCGGATGCTCGCCACCCGCAAGGACGCCGCCCGACAAGGCGTGCTCATCACCAAAGACGCACTCCGCCCCGTCACGGCAGTGTCCCTGAACGATCCCGACGTGGCTGTTGATGCGCGGTTGTCGACGATCGACGAGCCCGACGTTGGCGCCCCGGAGCGCGCCAGGAAGCTCGCCGACGTGATCGAGCGCTGCGAGCAGATCGACATCGAACAGAAGCTCACGCGCCATCGACGGCTGCGGCGGAGCCCCGTGTGCGCGGCCAACGTGGCCCGCGCCTACTTCGCCCGACACCATGAAGGCATTTTCCCGACGCGCAGAGAGCTCGTCGAAACGCTCGGGATCATCGAGCCTGCTGCGCGACGCGAGCTCACCACGCAGCTCGAGAGGGTACTCGGGGTCTCCCGTGAGGTCTTCGCCGACTTCCTCTACGAATCCTGAAGAAGGGCCACTCGGCCTCGAACCCGTCGATACGGCGAAGTCGCACGTCCCGCCGCTGCTCCCCTCTGCCCACTAAAGAGGCGATCCCGCTTCGTGCGGTCAGACGCCCTGGAGCGGAGAAAGACGATGACCATCGAGAACCGTGAGCAGGCGTCCCGTATGACGATGCGGACTCCGTGCTGCGGAGCGTCGTACTTCATCCACTACGAGTACGTGGGGCGGCCGTACATGTCCGAGCAGGTTGTGGATAGCTTCGAGTGCGCAGCAGACGGCTGCGACAACGTGTGGTTCGCAGACGGCACCCCGTCGATGATCCGCTCCACCGTCCCCGATGATTCCGGATGTCGGCAGGTGTTCTGGTTCGACGAAGGCTGGCGCTGATGCCCGCCGTGCATTGCACCTCCGACACCCACTTCGGTCACCGTCTGATGGCGCGAGAACGCGGGTTCGCGCCCGGCGCCGCACCGACCGACGACGTCGGCGAGGGTCAGGTCGCTGCTCATGACGAAGCGATCATCGCCGCCTGGAACCGACATGTGCGGCCTGGCGACATCGTCTGGCATCTCGGCGATCTCGCCCTCGTTGCACCACGGTGCCTGGTCGGGATCGTGCCGCGCCTGAACGGCCGGACAGTGGCGACTGCGGGACGAGGGTAACGTCCTGCTGCACGGTCACCTGCACGCCAACACGGCGACCGCGCATTCTCGGCCGCGGCAGATCCACGTCGGCTGGGACGCGTGGCACCGGCCCGTCACCTCCGGCGAGATCGCCCAGGTCATCGAGCGCGATCTGGTCGGGAGCTGACCAGTCGGGCGGAGCCGCTCACACCAGTAGCGACATGGACTCCAGCGCCCGATGTCGGAACGAGGCGTTGTCCTTGTCGAGGTCGGCCCCGGCGGCGGACCCGATCGCGTCGATCACCTGGCCCAGCGACCCGAACACCACGCCGTGAGCCTGGGTTCCGACCGGTGGCTCGGTGGTAAGACGCGTGGGCACGACGTACCCGTGGACCTGGCCTCCGCGGCCGTAGCGTCCCGCGAGAGCGGCCATCTCATCGCGGACGACGTTGCGATGGACCTGACCGTCGCTGATGATGTCCGAGCCGGAGATCTCCAGCCCGTCACGACCCAGCGGCGGGATCACGACCAGGTGGACGGCCTTCCCAACCACTACCGCGACCTGCGTCCGGACCGGGGAGCTGCCCGGGCGCGTGGTGACGCGGTCCGGTAGCAGGATCACCCGGACTCCCCTTCGGTGGTCGAATGCGAGCTTCAGAGCCCCGAGCAGCTGGTCGATGTCGGCGTGGCGATCACCGAGGGTCGTGGCGCCGACCTGCGTGATGAACGAGGAATCAATGATGCCGCTGCCCTCCCGACTCCCGGCCCGGGTCAGGACCATCCCGAAGGATGCGTAGGTCGTGCCCATCGAGGCGAGGTAGCACAGCGCCGCCCCGACCGTCGGCAGGGGAGTGCCGGCATCGAGGTAGATCACCACGGCCGCCGCGAGGGCCACCAGCAGCGAGAACACCAACCCCCATCGGTGCACCACGGCCAGGGTGACCATGAGTGCCGACCAGTTCAGGTGGACGACGAATCCGCTCAGCAGCGCCAACGGGACGGACAGGACGCCGAGTCGCGCCAGCGGCAGCCCCAGCGTCGAAGCGGCTGCGGCGCCCGCACCGGCCCACGCGAGGAAGGACAGCACTGTCATCACTGTGCGCACGACGGAGCGGGACCCCGTACCGGCGGTCTCTGCGGCATCGTCCTCGCTCTCGGCGGCGACATGCCATGCCCATACGGCAGGGTGCACGCTCAGCATCGAGAACGCAGGACTACGGCGGCCCTGGTCCGGGGTGAACACGCGGTCCCGCTCCGTGCGTGCAGTCGGTCGGGACTCGCTGGCCGGCGACGCGGGCCCGGGGTCGGGGCTCGAGGTCGGCTGCTGGTCCAGCGTGCGGTCGTAGGCGGCGCGTTTGGTCGCGTTGGACAGCACGTTGTAGGCGGAGCTGACGTTCTTGGCGAGCTCGTCGTCCCCGCCGGCGTCGGCGTGCAGCGCCCGCATCTGGGCGCGGAAGGCAGCGGTGATCTCCGCCCGCGTGGCGTCCTGGCCCACCCCCAGGGTCTCGTAATGCGTGATCGCCATGCCTGCTGCTCTCCTGATCGGGTGGTCCTATTCTCGATGCCAGTGGGCGCACCGATGCTCCCACGGGCCGGTCAGGAAGGCCCCAGCAGCGCCAGCGCGTCGATGAGCATGCACCGCGCAATACTGGCCGCCTCCTCGACCCTCGGGGCGGTCGAGACCACCACCTGCCACATTAGGCACACCATCGTGCAGCTGGACCTCACCCCCGGGGATGCGTACCCCAGACGGTCCTGGACTTCCTCGGCCAAGAGGTCGCGGATCGACAACAGATCCCCGGCGGTGGCGGCTTCGGCGACAGTAGGCATTGGGGCCTTTCCACGGCGGGTGCGTTTCGCCAATGCAGTGGGCGGTAAGCGACCCCCGCAGGACATTCGCCACCAACCTGACCTGCGCCGATGGTGTATCAGATGAGAAGTCGGATAGCATTATCGCGTCGTTGGCGGATGGGGCCAAGACAGGGTGTGCGTAAGCCCCCGGGAAGAATCGGCTTCCCGGGGGCTTGCTATTTCTTCCGACGCACACAATCGAGCCGTCAACGCTCCCGGGCGATGAGAGGCCCGTTCGAGTCGTCGCAGAGGACCACATCCTCGTGGTCCGGGTCGAACCGCTCGAAGATCGCGTCGATGGCTTTGCCGGCAGAGACATCGCCCGCATCCCATCGTGCCAGGGCATTCTGGTCGTCGACGGTGAGGTCGGCGTCGGTGAGGGTGAAAGTGTGGCGGACCTCGGACTCGTAGGTTCGGGTGTAGGTGCGGGTCGACATGACGCTCTCCTTCTCGTGCTCAGGCCGCGGGGTGGATGGTGTCGCCCAGCCGCGCGTCCACGGTCTCCGCAGCTGCCGCGGGCGCGGAAGGGTGCCCGGCGAGGTACCGCAGCGTCGTCTCGTCAGCGCACGGGGCAGAGGAGGCGTGGTAGATCGCGTTGCGGTCCGTCAGCCGCTGCGCGATCCGGTCGACGAACCCCGCCGAGACGTCCCTGCGCCGGGTGACCGGGTAGGTCATCCACCGCTCGTCGAGCTCGACGAGGTATTCCAGAGTGCGCTCGGCGGTGGCGGGGTTGTGGGCGATCTTGCGCATCACCTCGGAGGTCACACCAGAGCGGGCGAGGCTGTCGAGAACCTCGGCGTCGTCGCTGAACTCGGCGGTCCGCAGCGCCAGGCGGATCGTTCGGGGGTGTTCGAGCGGCCAAAGGCCTGCGTGCTCGGCGAGGTCGGTCATGGTGGGTTTCCTCCGTCAGGTCCAGGGGTTGTAGACACCGAGGAAGTGGGCGGAGGGGTCGCCTCGTAGGACACCCAGGAACGTGGGAATGTGTGCCCGTGGAAGACCTGGTAGAAGGCGCCGTAGATCGCACTCGTGGGCCGTCCCCCGGGTCGCTCGATGGCGAGTGCTGTGTCGGGCTCGCGGGGCGTGCATGCACGAACCCGTGGTCAGGATCAGCCTGCCGGATCAGTCCCGTTCATGCCTTCGAGGGCGTCGTGTGCGGCATGTTCACGCAAGTGATCGCCGGTGTACGGAATCGTGAAGCGCACGAGGCCGTGGCCTGCCGGTTCGATGATTCCGTCACGGATGAGGCGTCGTCGGTACTCGCCGGCGTACTGCAGGGTGACCCCCATGCGCTCCGCGATCTCCCCAGTGCGGGACGGGCCGTCATCCTGCGCCATGGCGAGCAGGTAGGTGCGATCCACGGGTGACAGCGGGCGCAGGGCGGGCGTGTGGACGTGTCGTCCAAGCCGTCGGCGCGCTGCGTCGATGCCGGCTGCAACGGCTTCC
Encoded proteins:
- a CDS encoding alpha/beta hydrolase fold domain-containing protein produces the protein MFTISPTTGSTRGTVIYLHGGGWMNEAVSQHWKLIQQIVVEASVTVILPVYPLVQAGGTAESVVPSVARIGERAERPLTLMGDSAGGTIAMSTSLLMKEQGLPVDLTVLIAPALDMRMENPEIDERQPLDPWLVKKGQLLLTEMWIGENGDDPILNPILGDTRGVGRLVVFSGTRDLLNPDTRLFVQRADAAGKQVEYHEQPGHLHVYPLLPTPEGKQARSTIVDAVRRTTETR
- a CDS encoding helix-turn-helix domain-containing protein, giving the protein MSNESPSEGSRPDSVPHLAERLDLLFRTVPRSGGSSELHSSASVAEELQRENIRVTPNHIRALRTGRRANPSFRLLTGLAEIFQVPLDYFVDDSVSQEIQDSLEALVAMRDTGVQQIMMRAHGVSTESLGPVLSLLDQIRRMEGLDQNGNQKDADA
- a CDS encoding IS3 family transposase (programmed frameshift), whose product is MPKKFSPELRDRAVRMVYDRQALEGGPRSESIRAVAPQLGVGMETLRIWCNRYGPAEPSAGPAESLEEENRRLRRELAESRRANEILKAASVFFAKGTRPPHDEMIAFIDRHRDHFGVEAICRVLGATERGFLTSRGYRAAKQRPASARAVRDEVLVEEIRRIHAENYGVYGYRKMHHAMRRAGWEVGRDQTARLMKAAGLCGIRRGRKVFTTSPAGGLDRRPDLVERNFTAAGPNQLWVADITYVRIPSGFCYTAFITDVFTRRIVGWAVATSLRTEALPLQALEQALQTSPAEASRTGLIHHSDRGSNYVSLAYSDALITAGVQASVGSVGDSYDNALAETVNGLYKAELIHRRRTWPSATAVEIATLDWVTWWNTKRLHEALDYRTPAEVEASYTHPTTTAPATV
- a CDS encoding J domain-containing protein; the encoded protein is MAITHYETLGVGQDATRAEITAAFRAQMRALHADAGGDDELAKNVSSAYNVLSNATKRAAYDRTLDQQPTSSPDPGPASPASESRPTARTERDRVFTPDQGRRSPAFSMLSVHPAVWAWHVAAESEDDAAETAGTGSRSVVRTVMTVLSFLAWAGAGAAAASTLGLPLARLGVLSVPLALLSGFVVHLNWSALMVTLAVVHRWGLVFSLLVALAAAVVIYLDAGTPLPTVGAALCYLASMGTTYASFGMVLTRAGSREGSGIIDSSFITQVGATTLGDRHADIDQLLGALKLAFDHRRGVRVILLPDRVTTRPGSSPVRTQVAVVVGKAVHLVVIPPLGRDGLEISGSDIISDGQVHRNVVRDEMAALAGRYGRGGQVHGYVVPTRLTTEPPVGTQAHGVVFGSLGQVIDAIGSAAGADLDKDNASFRHRALESMSLLV